Proteins from one Mesotoga infera genomic window:
- a CDS encoding sugar phosphate isomerase/epimerase family protein, with translation MKRQNFEIENDRIRELFLKEKHREPERFARRIDLSWSVWMFGLEPIENSMERLKRNGLSFLELKGDISMEVEKVRSAIDRYGMAISGVCGLFSPDRDLSSPDAEISGRAIEYILREIEFISKLGGKYMIIVPGAVGRPKAIDSQELERSAKNLKTCAKAFSAARVAAAIEPIRSAEVSIVHTVGEAIDYIASIDEPAIAHLNGDIYHMLNGERHIGLAILECGDRLMNLHIADSNRDAPGKGMIDIDMVIMASYLVGMNRPGRFLTFEPLGPYPDPYVLSTQPCNVDVMERLVSDSVSYFREREEIVRSL, from the coding sequence GTGAAAAGACAGAACTTCGAGATCGAAAACGACAGAATCCGCGAGCTTTTTCTAAAAGAAAAACACCGGGAACCGGAAAGATTCGCCAGAAGAATCGACCTATCATGGAGTGTCTGGATGTTCGGTCTTGAACCTATCGAAAACTCTATGGAGAGACTTAAGAGAAACGGATTGAGCTTTTTAGAGCTCAAAGGCGACATTTCGATGGAAGTCGAAAAGGTTAGATCGGCAATCGATAGGTACGGAATGGCCATTTCAGGCGTTTGCGGTCTCTTCTCACCGGACAGAGACCTTTCCAGTCCCGATGCGGAGATCTCTGGAAGGGCTATCGAATATATACTCAGAGAGATCGAATTCATCTCAAAGCTCGGCGGAAAATACATGATAATCGTACCCGGAGCCGTGGGGAGACCAAAAGCCATTGACTCACAAGAATTAGAGCGGAGCGCGAAGAACCTAAAGACATGCGCTAAAGCCTTCTCTGCGGCCCGAGTGGCTGCCGCCATAGAGCCAATCCGTTCTGCAGAGGTTAGCATCGTTCACACAGTGGGCGAGGCCATTGACTATATCGCTTCAATCGATGAGCCTGCCATCGCGCATCTTAATGGTGACATATATCACATGCTCAACGGGGAAAGACACATTGGCCTGGCTATCCTAGAATGTGGCGATAGGTTGATGAACCTCCACATCGCCGACAGCAACAGGGACGCGCCGGGAAAGGGAATGATAGACATTGACATGGTCATTATGGCCTCTTATCTGGTTGGCATGAATAGACCGGGTAGATTTCTTACCTTCGAACCGCTTGGACCATACCCCGACCCTTACGTATTATCCACACAACCATGTAATGTAGATGTTATGGAGAGGCTGGTCAGCGATTCTGTGAGTTACTTCCGTGAAAGGGAAGAGATAGTCAGATCACTTTAA
- a CDS encoding sugar ABC transporter ATP-binding protein — MERKELVKMDNLVKIYGHHRALDSVSFNLMEGEVHCLVGENGAGKSTLIKILSGAISPEAGQIFICGKAVGSLNPRQSIELGISTIYQDAELVDSLTVADNVFLGDEKSGKFPLIVDSRGQEKRVKEIIDALKMNLPVDALVEELSASQKQMLQIVKALYRDSKVLIMDEPTSSLGIDETQALMDIVRNLRRRGIGIIYISHYLEEIFDIGDRVTILKDGVDMGTYNVVDIKVDEVIRKMVGRDASLFYKRDSAEIGDTQLEIRGFCKAGTVEDVSLSVKRGEIFGLGGLVGSGRSELVSLIFGADRPDRGEVVLNGRKLRIKSPGDAIRKGIALITEDRKKLAMLNGRDIVENSSLVHSENFRGFLLKKREERNLTNEIVNNLSVAVQDESQTIEELSGGNQQKIIIGRWLIDDSLVYIFDEPTKGVDIGAKEQIYELMTELAKKGKSIIMISSDMPELLSMSDRIGVMRYGRLVEILDNTGIKEEDLIKHFIGVQ, encoded by the coding sequence ATGGAGCGAAAAGAACTCGTTAAAATGGATAACCTGGTAAAGATATACGGACATCACAGAGCGCTGGATAGCGTCTCTTTCAACCTTATGGAAGGCGAGGTACACTGTCTGGTCGGTGAAAACGGAGCCGGAAAATCGACTCTTATAAAGATTCTTTCGGGCGCTATTTCTCCAGAAGCAGGGCAGATATTTATTTGTGGAAAAGCCGTCGGTTCTCTCAACCCCAGACAGTCGATAGAACTTGGTATCTCAACAATATATCAGGACGCCGAGCTCGTAGATTCTCTCACGGTGGCCGATAACGTATTTCTTGGCGACGAAAAGTCCGGTAAGTTTCCACTGATCGTTGACAGCCGCGGTCAGGAAAAAAGAGTAAAGGAGATCATCGACGCCCTGAAGATGAACTTACCGGTGGACGCTCTGGTGGAAGAGTTATCTGCTTCACAGAAACAGATGCTCCAGATCGTCAAAGCCCTTTACAGGGACTCAAAAGTGCTGATTATGGATGAACCGACCAGCTCACTTGGGATAGATGAGACTCAGGCTTTGATGGACATCGTCAGAAACCTTAGACGGAGGGGGATCGGGATAATATATATCTCCCACTATCTCGAGGAGATCTTCGATATAGGAGACCGTGTAACGATCCTCAAAGATGGTGTGGATATGGGGACCTATAACGTTGTCGATATAAAGGTCGATGAAGTCATAAGAAAGATGGTCGGTCGCGATGCTTCGCTTTTCTATAAAAGAGACTCCGCCGAAATAGGAGATACTCAGCTCGAGATAAGAGGTTTTTGCAAAGCTGGCACTGTTGAAGACGTGAGTTTGTCTGTAAAGCGTGGTGAGATATTCGGACTGGGTGGTCTAGTTGGCTCGGGCCGCAGTGAACTGGTATCTCTGATCTTCGGTGCCGATAGACCAGACAGAGGCGAAGTGGTTTTAAATGGAAGAAAACTAAGAATCAAATCACCCGGAGATGCCATTAGAAAGGGGATCGCGCTGATAACCGAAGACCGCAAAAAATTGGCTATGTTAAACGGTCGTGATATCGTCGAAAATTCATCGCTAGTCCACAGCGAGAATTTCAGGGGTTTTTTGCTAAAAAAACGTGAGGAGAGAAATCTAACGAACGAAATCGTCAACAATCTATCGGTGGCCGTTCAAGACGAATCGCAAACAATTGAGGAGCTCTCTGGCGGAAACCAGCAAAAAATAATCATTGGACGCTGGCTGATCGACGACTCGTTAGTCTATATCTTTGACGAACCAACCAAAGGAGTAGATATTGGCGCCAAAGAGCAGATTTACGAGTTGATGACTGAACTGGCAAAAAAGGGGAAGAGTATCATCATGATCTCTTCCGACATGCCAGAACTTCTTTCGATGAGCGACAGGATCGGTGTCATGCGCTATGGCCGGCTCGTGGAGATACTTGACAATACAGGGATAAAGGAAGAGGATCTTATCAAGCACTTCATAGGAGTACAATGA
- a CDS encoding alpha/beta hydrolase codes for MCALFIRKWTALDARANLIICHGIGEHSGRYDAFAFFLTSRGFNVFSTDLPGHGLHHGQRGYVDSFDDLKNAVVDLATAVRKERDELPLFLFGHSMGGLIGSRVIEESPNIFRAAVLSSPHLYSAKESVKKLLPVVKLVKKLAPKITFSSSSRFEPSDLSHNKLAVQRYIDDPYVHDRVSPNLFLGMEENIEMAFSEAERITIPTMIVIGSDDRVIDPSGARKFYEVLRSEKRFLEIAGGMHEMFADEERKDTLFEGVVSFFSEFL; via the coding sequence GTGTGTGCTTTGTTCATAAGGAAGTGGACCGCTTTAGATGCAAGGGCTAATTTGATAATCTGTCACGGGATAGGCGAACATTCCGGCAGATACGACGCTTTCGCCTTTTTCCTGACATCCAGGGGCTTCAACGTCTTCTCGACAGACCTTCCAGGGCATGGGTTGCACCATGGTCAACGAGGTTACGTAGATTCTTTCGATGATCTTAAGAATGCCGTGGTCGATCTGGCGACGGCCGTGAGAAAGGAAAGGGATGAATTGCCTCTTTTCCTCTTCGGGCACAGTATGGGCGGTCTTATCGGTTCAAGGGTGATCGAGGAAAGCCCCAATATCTTCAGGGCTGCCGTTTTGAGTTCGCCTCATCTCTACTCCGCGAAAGAGTCTGTGAAGAAGCTTCTTCCAGTAGTCAAGCTCGTCAAGAAACTGGCGCCGAAGATCACGTTCAGTAGCTCATCCAGGTTTGAACCTTCCGATCTCTCTCACAACAAGCTTGCGGTACAGCGGTATATAGACGATCCTTATGTTCATGACAGAGTTTCTCCCAATCTTTTTCTCGGAATGGAGGAGAATATTGAGATGGCCTTTTCGGAAGCGGAAAGGATCACGATACCGACTATGATAGTTATCGGAAGCGACGACAGGGTTATTGATCCCTCCGGTGCCAGGAAGTTCTATGAAGTGTTGAGATCGGAGAAGCGGTTTCTCGAGATAGCCGGAGGAATGCACGAAATGTTCGCAGATGAAGAGAGAAAGGACACTCTTTTCGAGGGAGTGGTCTCTTTCTTCTCAGAGTTCCTCTGA
- a CDS encoding DUF5050 domain-containing protein, whose amino-acid sequence MKMTFLPSSRLGKWGFALSISFVILISLQIRFSIIPVPVFATVSLGVAGFVAAIVAFIRKDRSIGILISIVIGAVILFVFGSILLDSTDFFKGFQVVKDYSQRTEGSDMSGDGMNLGEISQSGDQIYMVVKNRLYRVNSDWTGRTKVTDFLVSSIFISDEWIYFTDDPDISNLYRMKKDGSERTKLSEDNVAQYCVSGDMVLYSTKKSLAEFNEIKKKAMTSVDLLLESEAGTINKMKTDGSEKITLCKVSLEPWKIEIHGEWIYYEDYGKLYKIKIDGTERAMISGKGRFGYVTDTWLYFIALRDTGTDAYYNLDVVRMKIDGSERSTLASLDKVYFFTLDEGWLYFVFKSEKGLHRMRPDGTEMQKLNNINIWALDGVSGNWMYISDYSGARYRVKLDSSVGTRIN is encoded by the coding sequence ATGAAGATGACTTTTCTGCCCAGTTCGCGTTTGGGCAAGTGGGGTTTTGCTCTGAGTATTTCTTTCGTGATTCTGATTTCTCTCCAGATAAGATTCTCGATAATACCGGTCCCGGTCTTTGCAACGGTATCTCTGGGAGTTGCGGGATTTGTAGCAGCTATTGTAGCTTTTATAAGGAAGGACAGGTCGATCGGGATATTAATCTCTATCGTAATCGGGGCGGTTATTCTCTTCGTGTTTGGATCTATATTGCTCGACTCGACGGATTTTTTCAAAGGGTTCCAAGTAGTAAAAGACTACTCGCAACGAACTGAAGGAAGCGACATGTCGGGAGACGGGATGAATCTGGGAGAGATTTCCCAATCGGGCGATCAGATCTATATGGTAGTTAAGAATAGACTGTATAGAGTGAATTCCGACTGGACCGGACGGACGAAAGTGACCGATTTCCTGGTCAGCTCCATATTCATTTCAGACGAATGGATATACTTCACTGACGATCCCGACATAAGCAACCTGTACAGAATGAAAAAGGACGGGAGCGAAAGAACGAAACTTAGCGAAGACAACGTAGCGCAGTACTGTGTTTCAGGTGACATGGTCCTCTACAGTACAAAGAAGAGTTTGGCTGAGTTCAACGAGATCAAGAAGAAAGCTATGACGTCTGTAGATCTTCTACTGGAAAGCGAGGCAGGAACCATCAACAAAATGAAAACCGACGGATCGGAAAAAATAACCCTTTGTAAAGTCTCGCTGGAGCCCTGGAAAATAGAGATTCACGGTGAATGGATATACTACGAAGATTATGGCAAACTATATAAAATAAAAATCGATGGAACCGAACGTGCCATGATCTCGGGAAAGGGCCGGTTCGGATATGTTACCGATACATGGCTCTACTTCATAGCCCTCAGGGACACAGGAACAGACGCCTATTACAATCTCGACGTTGTCAGAATGAAAATCGACGGCAGTGAAAGAAGCACTCTTGCCTCGCTGGACAAAGTCTACTTTTTTACTTTAGACGAAGGCTGGTTATATTTCGTTTTCAAATCAGAGAAGGGACTTCACAGAATGAGACCGGATGGAACTGAGATGCAGAAACTGAACAACATAAATATCTGGGCTCTAGACGGTGTGTCGGGTAACTGGATGTATATTTCCGACTATTCGGGAGCACGCTACCGCGTGAAACTCGATAGCTCGGTGGGAACCAGAATTAACTGA
- a CDS encoding sugar phosphate isomerase/epimerase family protein: MKISFHTDAFNSAVFSFEKALQWAEKNDVHFIEPGVIDGVSWIHGLGYFPHVSLAEDPMKMRKKLESYGVSLSQIDSAFPLSGDDGLYFGVPYVLKSLPWAKIAGCPNIATTDGLKKPAGFSDVEALELMRRAYGTIVETAELYGININIEVHGYFTTNPDLLELMLDFVDSDRLGLNLDTGNSFIAGNDPVEFCKRFIGKIKHVHIKDVSESLAATMRGKDTGIGISHSAIGEGVNAGNIKTILRLLKEHGYDGYISMECEGMGGPLIERSLAWVRATLKELGIPEEKEPEFCD; this comes from the coding sequence ATGAAAATAAGCTTCCACACAGATGCCTTCAATTCGGCAGTATTCAGCTTTGAAAAGGCTCTTCAATGGGCAGAAAAGAACGATGTGCACTTCATTGAGCCAGGAGTGATAGATGGCGTCTCATGGATTCACGGTCTGGGTTATTTCCCGCACGTATCGCTCGCGGAAGACCCAATGAAAATGCGAAAAAAGTTAGAGAGCTACGGTGTTTCGCTTTCACAAATTGATTCGGCTTTCCCGCTCTCGGGTGACGATGGTCTCTATTTTGGTGTTCCGTACGTTCTGAAGTCCTTGCCCTGGGCTAAAATAGCCGGTTGCCCCAATATCGCCACGACCGACGGACTTAAGAAACCCGCTGGCTTCAGTGACGTTGAAGCCCTCGAACTTATGAGAAGGGCCTATGGTACTATCGTCGAGACGGCTGAGCTCTACGGGATCAACATAAACATAGAGGTCCACGGCTACTTCACTACCAACCCCGACCTCCTCGAATTGATGCTCGATTTCGTCGATAGTGACCGTCTAGGACTAAATCTGGATACGGGCAACAGCTTCATCGCTGGCAACGACCCTGTGGAATTCTGTAAACGCTTTATCGGAAAAATTAAGCACGTACATATCAAAGATGTATCGGAGAGCCTGGCAGCTACTATGAGGGGAAAAGATACGGGAATCGGGATAAGCCACTCGGCCATCGGTGAAGGGGTGAACGCCGGAAATATCAAAACGATACTCCGATTGCTCAAGGAACATGGATACGACGGCTACATAAGCATGGAATGCGAAGGCATGGGCGGACCTCTAATCGAGAGGTCGCTTGCCTGGGTGCGGGCGACACTGAAAGAGCTGGGAATCCCTGAGGAGAAGGAGCCTGAGTTCTGCGATTGA
- a CDS encoding ABC transporter permease, producing the protein MNSTEASQETKKVLSRRRSSILRSQWFFLLVAEIIIAVITGIVNPRFFTTSNIMNILEQIAVLGIVSSGMTLLIISGEIDISVGANIGLSSCVMAMMIKSGNGYLLPVIVGIALAVFNSLLVGITARAFKAPSFITSLAFTSVFQGVALAITKGSFQTIYGQFEFIGTTRLWQILPFSFIISIGAYIIVHFLLSYTKLGRRTYAVGSNPSAAYLSGISVNRSKLTAFLLNGIFIGIASMVLLSRIGAAQPSTGSGIELKAIGAVVIGGTPLSGGKGRIIGTFFGVLLMGLISNSLNMLRVNPYFQTVTFGVLIIASLAISVLSTYSKRGNIRTFFGRKDEKR; encoded by the coding sequence ATGAATAGTACGGAGGCTTCTCAAGAGACAAAAAAAGTACTTTCGAGAAGGAGGAGTTCGATACTTAGGAGCCAATGGTTTTTCCTTCTAGTGGCGGAGATTATTATCGCGGTCATAACCGGAATAGTCAACCCCAGGTTCTTTACAACCAGCAACATCATGAACATACTCGAGCAGATAGCGGTTCTTGGAATAGTCTCCTCTGGCATGACACTCCTAATAATCTCCGGGGAGATAGATATATCGGTCGGGGCTAATATCGGGCTCTCTTCCTGTGTGATGGCCATGATGATAAAGAGCGGCAACGGCTATCTGCTCCCGGTTATCGTGGGAATCGCGCTAGCCGTTTTCAACAGTCTACTGGTGGGTATAACGGCAAGAGCCTTCAAAGCTCCGTCATTTATAACATCTCTTGCATTTACCAGTGTTTTCCAGGGCGTGGCCCTGGCAATAACCAAAGGATCCTTCCAGACTATATACGGGCAGTTCGAGTTCATCGGAACTACACGTCTCTGGCAGATTCTTCCTTTTAGTTTCATAATCAGTATAGGTGCTTACATAATCGTTCATTTTCTGCTCTCCTACACCAAGTTGGGCAGACGAACCTACGCTGTCGGAAGCAATCCTTCGGCTGCCTACCTATCTGGAATCTCCGTGAACAGGTCCAAACTTACGGCTTTTCTCTTGAACGGAATCTTCATAGGCATAGCATCCATGGTGCTGCTATCAAGAATCGGTGCGGCACAGCCTTCAACAGGAAGCGGGATTGAGCTCAAGGCAATCGGAGCGGTCGTAATTGGAGGAACGCCACTTTCTGGAGGGAAAGGTAGAATAATCGGGACTTTTTTCGGTGTGCTTCTAATGGGTTTGATATCCAACTCGCTGAACATGCTCAGGGTAAATCCCTACTTTCAGACTGTCACGTTCGGCGTTCTCATAATAGCTTCACTGGCCATCAGCGTGCTCAGTACTTACAGCAAGCGCGGAAATATAAGAACTTTCTTCGGAAGAAAGGATGAAAAGCGGTGA
- the ileS gene encoding isoleucine--tRNA ligase, whose protein sequence is MSGFKDVDLKRPAAKREEEILSYWRENALPERSVNEREGYPEFVFFEGPPTANGKPGIHHVISRTLKDCICRFKTMQGYQVKRKAGWDTHGLPVEIEVEKQLGFSSKQEIEDYGIEKFNHKCKESVWKYESQWKKMTERIGYWIDMEHPYITLNDNYIESVWWILKQYFDAGLIYEGHKIMPYCPRCGTPLASHEVAQGYRDETIDSIYVKFKLKGKDNEYFLVWTTTPWTLPSNVALAVNPDFNYVKVEVTLDTGKREYYYLVRERLTALLGSDGHYSIVGEMKGRELLKMEYEQLIPYGKVDKKAFYVVPGDFVSLEDGSGIVHMAPAFGEDDNILGKKFDLPMLQLVDREGKMTQEVTPWAGMFVRDADPQIIRYLKDRDLLFKKERLTHSYPFCWRCDTPLLYYARKSWYIKTTAYKDRLIEINNTVNWYPKFVGEGRFGNWLENMVDWALSRDRYWGTPLNVWKCESCGSLTSVGSRQELIEKAIEDIAPDIELHRPYVDDVHLRCECGGTMSRTPEVIDCWFDSGSMPVAQHHYPFEHREEFMEKLFPADFICEGIDQTRGWFYSLMSISAFLFDQSPYKNVLVNNLVLDKSGQKMSKSKGNTVDPWEIIEKYGADTLRWYLLAVSPPWVPTKFDEEGVKDTYSKFFGTLQSVYAFFTMYANIDGIDPVDFELPVKEREEIDRWVISRLNTLIGQVTDFLNGYDLTKAVRAIQGFVIEEVSNWYVRRTRDRYWTSELDSSKKGAYLTLYEILLTVAKLMAPIAPFTAEEIYRNLTHGKEDSVHLQFYPKMDESLIEPELEKRMATVMDLVTLGRACRNKVQIKVRQPLPKILVDGGIKPTVESMRELILEEINVKKIEYIEDLGKYVKYEVKPNFRIMGPKFGKDLKAISAALKAREAAGIVSTIKREGKLFLEIGGNSFELMEEDLDIRIQELAGFTFEMSADNFVILDTELTPDLLQEGLAREIVSKIQTMRKDADFEITDRIRVFYSGPEEVVRAIMVFEAYVKEETLADSLTPDDSIQGGTKWNLNGYDTTIKIERITKESL, encoded by the coding sequence ATGTCGGGGTTTAAAGATGTGGACCTGAAACGTCCCGCTGCCAAGAGAGAGGAGGAGATTCTCTCTTACTGGCGCGAAAATGCACTCCCTGAGAGGAGCGTGAACGAGAGGGAGGGATATCCGGAGTTCGTCTTTTTCGAAGGGCCGCCAACGGCAAACGGGAAGCCCGGTATTCACCACGTTATTTCCAGAACTCTGAAAGACTGCATATGTCGCTTTAAGACTATGCAGGGATACCAGGTAAAGAGAAAGGCCGGCTGGGACACCCACGGTCTCCCCGTCGAAATCGAAGTAGAGAAGCAACTCGGCTTTTCGTCGAAGCAGGAGATAGAGGATTACGGCATTGAAAAGTTCAATCATAAGTGCAAGGAATCAGTATGGAAGTACGAAAGCCAGTGGAAGAAGATGACCGAGCGAATAGGTTACTGGATAGATATGGAACATCCCTATATCACTCTCAACGATAACTACATAGAATCAGTATGGTGGATTCTCAAGCAGTACTTCGATGCCGGTCTTATATACGAAGGACACAAGATAATGCCCTACTGCCCCAGGTGCGGTACACCTCTAGCTTCTCACGAAGTGGCGCAGGGTTACAGGGACGAGACGATAGATTCTATATACGTCAAGTTCAAATTGAAAGGCAAAGACAATGAATACTTCCTTGTCTGGACTACCACGCCCTGGACGCTTCCTTCCAACGTCGCGCTGGCCGTAAACCCCGATTTCAACTATGTGAAGGTCGAAGTCACGCTCGATACAGGCAAAAGAGAGTATTACTACCTTGTCAGAGAAAGACTGACAGCCCTTCTCGGGAGTGATGGGCATTACAGTATTGTTGGGGAGATGAAAGGAAGAGAACTCCTCAAGATGGAATACGAACAGCTTATTCCTTACGGAAAGGTAGATAAGAAAGCCTTCTATGTGGTACCCGGCGACTTCGTTTCGCTTGAAGACGGTTCTGGCATTGTCCATATGGCACCGGCTTTCGGCGAGGATGACAATATACTGGGCAAGAAATTCGATCTGCCGATGCTCCAGCTGGTTGATAGAGAAGGGAAGATGACACAAGAAGTAACGCCATGGGCGGGTATGTTCGTCAGAGATGCCGACCCGCAGATCATACGTTACCTCAAGGACAGAGACCTCCTTTTCAAGAAGGAAAGATTGACCCACTCCTACCCCTTCTGCTGGCGGTGCGACACGCCGTTGCTTTACTACGCCAGAAAATCCTGGTATATAAAGACAACTGCCTACAAGGACAGACTGATAGAGATAAACAACACGGTGAACTGGTATCCGAAGTTCGTCGGTGAGGGTCGCTTCGGCAACTGGCTCGAGAACATGGTTGATTGGGCGTTGTCCAGGGACAGGTACTGGGGAACGCCGTTGAACGTATGGAAATGTGAAAGTTGTGGTTCACTGACTTCGGTAGGTTCAAGACAGGAGCTCATCGAGAAAGCAATCGAAGATATAGCACCCGATATAGAGCTCCACAGACCGTACGTAGACGATGTACATCTTCGCTGCGAATGCGGAGGTACTATGAGCAGGACCCCCGAAGTCATAGATTGCTGGTTTGATTCAGGCTCGATGCCGGTCGCCCAGCATCACTATCCCTTCGAACATAGAGAGGAGTTCATGGAAAAACTCTTCCCGGCCGATTTCATCTGCGAAGGTATAGACCAGACAAGGGGTTGGTTCTATTCGCTGATGTCTATCTCGGCCTTCCTCTTCGACCAATCACCCTACAAAAACGTTCTGGTGAACAACCTGGTGCTAGACAAGAGCGGTCAGAAGATGTCCAAATCGAAGGGTAACACTGTTGATCCGTGGGAGATAATTGAAAAGTACGGCGCCGATACGCTCAGGTGGTATCTGCTTGCCGTTTCACCGCCGTGGGTACCCACTAAGTTCGATGAAGAGGGTGTAAAGGATACTTACAGCAAGTTTTTCGGCACTCTTCAGAGCGTTTACGCATTCTTCACCATGTACGCGAATATAGATGGTATCGACCCGGTCGATTTCGAGCTGCCCGTGAAGGAGAGAGAAGAGATAGACCGTTGGGTTATCTCCCGGCTAAATACACTTATAGGGCAGGTAACAGACTTCTTGAACGGTTACGATCTCACCAAAGCCGTCAGGGCGATACAGGGCTTCGTCATCGAGGAGGTTTCTAACTGGTACGTTCGAAGGACCAGAGACAGGTACTGGACGAGCGAACTCGACTCTAGCAAGAAGGGGGCCTACCTGACGCTATACGAGATACTTCTCACTGTGGCCAAGCTTATGGCACCGATCGCGCCCTTCACTGCAGAGGAGATATACAGAAACCTCACGCATGGAAAGGAAGACTCAGTCCACCTGCAGTTCTATCCCAAAATGGATGAGTCTCTCATCGAGCCTGAGCTGGAAAAGAGAATGGCGACGGTTATGGACCTGGTAACCCTCGGAAGGGCCTGCCGTAACAAAGTGCAGATAAAGGTTAGACAGCCGCTCCCCAAGATTCTTGTCGATGGCGGTATCAAACCCACCGTTGAGTCGATGAGGGAACTCATACTCGAAGAGATCAACGTCAAGAAGATCGAGTACATAGAAGATCTGGGTAAATACGTAAAATACGAAGTGAAACCCAACTTCAGGATAATGGGTCCGAAATTCGGGAAAGACCTCAAGGCGATAAGTGCAGCACTTAAAGCCCGGGAGGCTGCCGGCATTGTCTCGACCATAAAGCGAGAGGGAAAGCTCTTTCTCGAGATCGGTGGGAACAGTTTCGAATTGATGGAAGAAGATCTGGACATAAGGATACAAGAACTGGCAGGCTTCACCTTCGAGATGAGCGCCGACAATTTTGTCATACTCGACACGGAATTGACTCCGGATTTGTTGCAAGAGGGGCTGGCCAGAGAGATAGTCTCCAAGATACAGACGATGCGGAAGGACGCAGACTTCGAAATAACCGACAGGATAAGGGTTTTCTACTCCGGGCCGGAAGAAGTGGTCAGGGCCATAATGGTCTTTGAGGCTTACGTGAAGGAAGAGACTCTTGCCGACAGTCTTACTCCGGACGATAGCATCCAGGGCGGGACAAAATGGAATCTAAACGGTTACGATACAACTATAAAGATCGAGAGAATCACGAAGGAATCGTTATAG
- a CDS encoding sugar ABC transporter substrate-binding protein, with amino-acid sequence MKKVRVPVILAMLIMVFLGGTTLYAKLTYGYVTPGPDTWYRKDVEGFQYAASLVGVEVVVLNSDYDTEKEIANINTLVNMGVDGMCVFSFNPNGAFIAAREAGMAGIPLVVTDNVGQVLQSEHDIVACIDFDWEGMGINVANYIAKNYPGEKIACIMGLFEHVPVQMFRSTFEPEVKKLGVNTIVAIRDGKYTPTVAVDQAQDLIESGYDFSILFSFNEEMAAAIVRMLKTRGLLNNPIKVITTNGAPYGIELIKEGSIMYSISTSPGWEGFVSFLALHAYTQGLIKEHDQQILLPNTPITPETIDDKTKVVPWDIDPVWIELTREYFPQYNSLY; translated from the coding sequence GTGAAGAAAGTCAGAGTTCCCGTAATTCTGGCAATGCTGATCATGGTCTTCCTGGGTGGGACCACGCTTTATGCCAAACTCACCTATGGATATGTGACACCCGGTCCGGATACATGGTACCGAAAAGATGTTGAGGGCTTCCAGTACGCGGCGAGTCTGGTCGGCGTCGAAGTTGTTGTGCTGAACTCCGACTACGATACTGAGAAGGAGATCGCCAATATCAACACTCTTGTCAACATGGGCGTTGATGGAATGTGCGTCTTTTCTTTCAATCCGAATGGCGCTTTTATAGCCGCTAGAGAGGCCGGTATGGCCGGGATTCCGCTGGTTGTAACCGACAACGTTGGACAGGTTCTCCAGTCCGAACACGATATAGTGGCCTGTATCGATTTCGACTGGGAGGGTATGGGTATTAACGTTGCCAACTACATCGCCAAGAACTACCCGGGAGAGAAGATAGCCTGCATAATGGGGCTCTTCGAACATGTCCCGGTCCAGATGTTCCGCAGTACTTTTGAACCGGAAGTCAAAAAGCTGGGCGTAAACACTATTGTGGCTATAAGAGACGGAAAGTACACCCCGACCGTTGCCGTAGATCAGGCCCAGGACTTGATAGAGTCTGGTTACGATTTCTCCATACTCTTCAGCTTCAATGAGGAGATGGCCGCAGCCATAGTCAGAATGCTCAAGACGAGAGGTCTGCTCAACAATCCGATCAAGGTCATAACCACCAACGGTGCCCCTTATGGTATTGAACTGATAAAGGAAGGTAGCATAATGTACTCGATCTCCACTTCACCCGGTTGGGAAGGGTTCGTTTCCTTCCTCGCGCTACACGCGTACACGCAGGGCTTGATAAAAGAGCACGATCAACAGATCCTACTACCGAACACCCCGATAACGCCTGAAACAATCGACGACAAAACGAAGGTTGTTCCATGGGATATCGATCCCGTCTGGATCGAACTGACTAGAGAATACTTCCCGCAATACAATTCTCTCTATTGA